In Pseudovibrio brasiliensis, the following are encoded in one genomic region:
- the napF gene encoding ferredoxin-type protein NapF codes for MQTQMERRRFLGISKYAEDKPCPPYSIVIDKFSDACTGCGDCVSACPEKILLISERSRLAVVDFGMGSCTFCEECVDACKEGALVKTDEAPWAMKATIGSNCLSFQKIACRACADFCEMRAIRFHLGLGGQQIPDLDSEACTGCGACLVACPNGSIEMREIKLQEEVL; via the coding sequence ATGCAGACGCAGATGGAGAGGCGGCGTTTTCTTGGTATATCCAAGTATGCGGAGGATAAGCCGTGTCCACCCTACAGTATTGTCATAGATAAGTTTTCGGATGCTTGCACCGGTTGTGGCGATTGTGTTTCCGCGTGCCCTGAAAAGATCCTTCTCATTTCTGAACGGAGCAGATTGGCTGTTGTCGATTTCGGCATGGGATCCTGCACGTTTTGTGAGGAATGTGTCGACGCCTGCAAGGAGGGAGCGTTGGTCAAGACTGATGAGGCTCCCTGGGCGATGAAAGCTACCATCGGTTCCAACTGCCTCTCTTTTCAAAAGATCGCGTGCCGGGCCTGCGCAGACTTTTGTGAGATGAGGGCAATCCGGTTTCATCTTGGCCTTGGTGGCCAGCAAATTCCTGATTTGGACAGTGAAGCCTGTACCGGCTGCGGTGCCTGCCTTGTTGCCTGTCCCAATGGATCCATCGAAATGCGTGAAATTAAACTCCAAGAGGAGGTTCTATGA
- a CDS encoding carbohydrate porin: MDWNSWETATGDWGGYRTKLNNMGIDPELNYTHDIMANPVGGERQSLAYAGALDASVDFDLETLLGLNGTSFSLGLYQGLGRDLSGEDINNFFDVAQIFIGDVFGISQMNFLQTLANDRIEIALGRLSAGTDFAFSEAFPLYVNTAVNGNPAQMLENVPSFTTPPFSQWGVRGTVKPEEFLYLSVAAYNADVNAQDNDTQGLNFKFNPKDGVLAIAEGGLLVGQESNGPYLPGRYMLGGYYDTSDYTSFVDPDDIIEGNWGLYFIANQMVYEEQEDQGLNIWGVFTLAPRQSINSFPYGVSGGAYYKGLFDNRDNDITAGAFYLGIYSEDLPGQTFELVFELNHRFQFNQWFYTTVDGQYVVNPNGQTNISDAWVVGLEMSVDF, from the coding sequence TTGGACTGGAACAGCTGGGAAACTGCAACCGGTGACTGGGGCGGATATCGCACAAAGCTCAACAACATGGGCATTGATCCTGAGCTGAATTATACGCATGACATCATGGCAAATCCGGTTGGCGGTGAACGGCAATCTTTGGCTTATGCAGGGGCGCTTGATGCCAGTGTCGATTTTGATCTTGAGACATTGCTGGGATTGAACGGGACTAGTTTCAGCTTGGGTTTGTACCAAGGTCTTGGGCGTGATCTTTCTGGTGAAGACATCAATAACTTCTTCGATGTGGCGCAGATCTTCATTGGCGATGTGTTTGGCATTTCGCAGATGAATTTTCTGCAGACATTGGCCAATGATCGGATTGAGATAGCGCTTGGCAGATTGTCCGCTGGTACTGACTTTGCCTTCAGTGAAGCATTCCCGCTTTATGTGAACACGGCGGTCAACGGCAACCCGGCTCAAATGCTTGAAAACGTGCCGTCTTTTACAACGCCGCCCTTCAGTCAATGGGGTGTGCGAGGAACGGTTAAGCCGGAGGAGTTCCTATATCTTTCTGTTGCTGCTTACAATGCTGATGTGAATGCTCAAGACAATGATACGCAAGGGCTGAACTTTAAGTTCAATCCCAAAGATGGCGTGCTGGCTATTGCTGAAGGCGGGTTGCTTGTTGGGCAGGAAAGTAATGGCCCATATCTTCCCGGGCGTTACATGCTTGGTGGGTACTATGATACCAGCGATTACACCAGTTTTGTGGATCCAGATGACATCATTGAGGGGAACTGGGGGCTCTACTTCATCGCCAACCAAATGGTGTACGAAGAGCAAGAGGATCAGGGACTTAACATCTGGGGTGTTTTCACGTTGGCCCCGCGTCAGAGCATTAACAGTTTCCCTTATGGTGTCAGCGGTGGTGCCTACTACAAAGGGTTGTTTGACAACCGTGATAATGACATCACGGCAGGGGCTTTCTACTTAGGCATTTATAGTGAAGACCTGCCCGGTCAGACCTTCGAACTTGTTTTCGAACTGAACCATCGTTTTCAGTTTAATCAATGGTTCTATACGACGGTGGATGGCCAGTATGTTGTGAACCCAAACGGGCAGACGAACATCTCTGATGCGTGGGTTGTTGGCCTCGAAATGTCCGTTGATTTCTAA
- a CDS encoding chaperone NapD has product MNICGVLVTCEPGKTQEVSEAITALPGVEVHITNEDTRQLVVTVEDTEETFADQQVMELHRTPGVVSAGLTYHQFEPNTDPDLKAA; this is encoded by the coding sequence ATGAACATTTGCGGCGTTCTTGTGACCTGCGAGCCGGGCAAGACCCAAGAGGTTTCCGAAGCAATCACAGCCCTTCCGGGCGTGGAAGTTCATATCACCAATGAAGATACAAGGCAGCTCGTCGTCACAGTGGAAGACACGGAAGAGACATTTGCTGATCAGCAAGTGATGGAGCTCCACCGGACCCCGGGCGTTGTGTCTGCAGGACTTACTTACCATCAATTCGAACCAAACACCGACCCTGACTTGAAGGCGGCCTAA